One Clostridium sp. CM027 genomic window carries:
- a CDS encoding DUF881 domain-containing protein, which translates to MKKFRSQISIGIVCVLLGFMISYQFKMIGKQNSAAVVDTNKNTPEIITENEQLKISKEVMQKKIDDLDAKTAKYEKTNMGDNEKSELLYKELEETRILTGQIEVEGQGIIVYIDPKSDIFGSNTENQQAINDVDLAHIVNELNSVGAEAISINDIRLTTRSGIRNAGNAIIINDERISYSKRVTIKAIGDKTRLEGAIKFPGTISQFLSSACDVTTNTVDKVVISKYNKVYKFEYARPVEKK; encoded by the coding sequence ATGAAGAAGTTTAGATCCCAAATATCTATTGGTATAGTATGTGTATTATTAGGATTTATGATCTCTTACCAATTTAAAATGATAGGAAAACAAAATTCAGCAGCAGTAGTAGATACCAATAAGAATACACCAGAAATTATAACTGAAAACGAGCAACTTAAAATAAGCAAAGAAGTTATGCAGAAAAAGATAGATGATTTAGATGCTAAAACGGCAAAATATGAAAAGACGAACATGGGAGATAATGAAAAAAGTGAGTTACTATATAAAGAATTGGAAGAAACAAGAATTCTTACTGGACAAATCGAAGTAGAAGGTCAAGGTATTATAGTTTATATAGATCCTAAGAGTGACATTTTTGGTAGTAACACTGAAAATCAGCAGGCGATAAACGATGTGGATTTAGCTCATATAGTAAATGAGTTAAATTCAGTAGGTGCTGAAGCGATTTCTATTAATGATATTAGGTTAACTACCCGGAGTGGAATAAGAAATGCTGGAAATGCAATTATTATAAATGATGAAAGGATTTCTTATAGTAAAAGGGTCACTATTAAAGCAATTGGAGATAAAACTAGATTAGAAGGCGCTATAAAATTCCCAGGAACAATCTCACAATTCTTGAGTAGTGCGTGTGATGTAACTACTAATACAGTAGATAAAGTTGTGATTTCTAAATATAACAAAGTATATAAATTCGAGTATGCAAGACCAGTAGAAAAGAAGTAG
- a CDS encoding small basic family protein, whose amino-acid sequence MVAFVGLLIGIILGVVWNVDIPVGFSPYISVAIFACLDSVFGALRGSISHNFRADIFISGFFGNAVLAVAMVYLGDKLGIPIYLAAVIVFGGRIFENFAIIRRLLIDKTKSH is encoded by the coding sequence ATGGTTGCTTTCGTAGGGTTATTAATAGGAATTATATTAGGAGTTGTGTGGAATGTTGATATTCCAGTTGGATTTTCTCCGTATATTTCTGTAGCAATTTTTGCGTGTTTAGATTCAGTTTTTGGTGCATTAAGAGGTTCAATTTCACATAATTTTAGAGCCGATATTTTTATATCAGGGTTTTTTGGAAATGCAGTGTTAGCTGTAGCGATGGTCTATCTAGGCGATAAATTAGGAATTCCAATTTATTTAGCTGCAGTTATAGTATTTGGCGGAAGAATATTTGAAAATTTTGCGATTATTAGGCGGCTTTTAATAGATAAAACAAAATCTCATTAA